The sequence GAATCCATCTTGGCTATCTCGGCGCTAAACTCGTGGTAAAGCTCCGGGTTAGATTTTGATAGTGTTTTTAACTCAGCGCGCTTATTTTGCACCATAGATGCGTATTGCACACGCTGTTTGGCATACACGGGATTGATGGCGGCGTAATCAACCTTGTTGCTTTGGCTTTTAATGTAGAATATAAAGCCCGCGCCCATCACCATAATTACTATGGCCGCCACCCTTAGTACGAAGCCCAGCGAAAATGTTTTAGCTTCTCGCTTTTCGGCCTGCTTAACTTCTTGTTCCTGCTCCTGCAGTTTGCTTACGATATTGCCCCATAACTCCATGCGGGGTTCCAGGTCATCAAATTCGTCGCGGTTGTTCCTGATAAAATCTTCCAGTTGCTTGCTCATGCCACTAATCCTTTCACTTTTAATAATTCACTTAATTTTCGCTTCGCCCGTAAAAACTGCGTACGCGAGGTGTTTTCACTTATGTTTAATATTTGCCCTATCTCTTCGTGATCGTACCCCTCCAGTAAATACAGGGATAGTACTACGCGATAGCCCTCGGGCAGTTCCTTCATCGCTTCCTTTATGCGCTCTACCTTGTAAAGCGTTTCCTCCTGGTCGTCGGGCTCCTCGTCGGGTATGTTCTCCAGTTCGCCGTCTTCCAGTTCGGCCCATTCCATTTTGCGCTTTCGCAGCAGGTTGATGGACTTATGCACCACAATTTGTTTCAACCATAAACCGAATGTGGTCTCCTGCCTGAAGTCCTTAATCCTGTTAAAGGCATCAAGGAAAGCCTCCTGCAACACATCCTCGGCCTCATCCATATTACCAACCACCCTAAAAGCAATGTTCAGCATCGCTTTAGAATATAACTTGTACAGATCGAAGCATGCCTTTTTACTGCCCTGCTTGCATTCTGCCACCAGTTGATAATGTTTATCTATATATACAGCTTCCAAATTGTGAATCAGCTTTCTGTACTAAATGACGCAAGTATTTTTGCCGCGTTGCACGCAGGCCTAAAAAAAATTTTATTTTTTTGAAGTTAGGGATTTTTAAGCAGGTAATAGATTGGTGGAGGCTGCTGCTACATATTCAGGTTTGTGATTTTATGGACGTCAGTCCGGCTCAATTGCCGCCTGAGGGGCTGTTACTTTTTCTTGATAAAAAGTAACCAAAAATCAAGACAGCAAAAATGCTTCCTTGCCGCACATGGCCCTTGCCCTGCAAAACAAGCAGAACCACAGGGCTGAACCTTGGTGCCTCCGCTTCGCACGCTCGTATCCACCGCTTCAGGCACCAAGCTAATGCCCTTTCCCTCCCGCAGGCCACCATCGTTCTGCTCGTTTTCACCCGGAAGCTGTTTTGCTGTCGGAGTGGTGACGAAACAGCGCAGATCCTGGAGGCCGTATCATAAATCAAATGATGCGGTCTTTATTTTTTTAGCCTAATAGCTGAATTTGGTATTGAGTTTCTATGGAATTTTTTGAGGGGGAGGGGGTAGCTTTCTTGGGCGAACCTGAGTGGTAAAACGACTCATTTAAGCCGCTTTTTTCCTTAGATTTTGTGCGATTGCAACTAAACCCCATTCTATTTCTACTTTTTCCTTGCCGCGGAGCATAAACCGTTTAAAGCCATGGTTCTGCTTAATATTACCAAATACAGGTTCTACATCAAAGCAGCGTTTCTTTCGCCGTTGTATGCCTTCTTCACTGTTTAACAGCTCGTGCGCCTTTTGTTTCAGGCGGTTCAGGTTTTCATTGATTTCAATGATCCGATTCCCTTTTGATTTATGGCAAATACCGTTCAGCGGACAGTTAGCGCAGTTAACTGCCTGGTATCTTTTTACCGTTTGTTCAAACTCCGTGCTTGTTTTTCTTTTACTTGTTCCGATGAAATTCATTTGCTGGCCCATCGGGCAGATGTAACAATCTTTCTCCTGGTTGTAAAAAAGCTTATTTGCTGCAAAAGGGTGCTTGTTGTTGTGATTCTCATTTTGTTCCTTATCGAACATCCCATACTTTACAAAGGCGATTGTTCCTTTTTGTTCCAACCGCGTGTAGTTCTCCTCGGAGCCATATCCGGCATCGGCTGTAAGCACTTGCGGTGCTTTGCCAAAGCTGACTTCATGCTGCGCTAAATGAGCACTTAATGTATTGGTGTCTGTGGTGTTGGAGTGAATGGTGTAATTGACAATGAACTGGTTGGATGTGGATATCTGAACATTATACCCCGGTTTTAACTGGCCGTTTTTCATGTGGTCTTCCTTCATCCGCATGAATGTGGCATCCGTATCGGTCTTGGAATAGCTGTTGCGTTCACCCAGCAGAGCTTCCTGCTGCTCATAGCGGGCAATGGCCTGCGGGTAATGTTTGCTGATATACCGCAGCTTGCTTTTGACCTGTTTGGAAACATCCTCACGCGAGGAAAGCTTCTCATTGAGTT comes from Mucilaginibacter mali and encodes:
- a CDS encoding IS1182 family transposase yields the protein MSSKRPVFKPYQQRQLMAIPPTLDELVPASHPVRVVNDVIDRLYLEPLLKAYHIRGSSSYHPQMLLKVLVYGYVTNTYSSRKLAAACRESVYLMWLSSMNYPDHNTINRFRGVRLKHALRDVFEDVVKLLAEEGLLSIEEVNTDGTKIEANANRYTFVWKKAIQTNKEKMKKQLSEIWDYAQSVAKEEDRLPDPPDFTVIDSEKVNAAVDKLNEKLSSREDVSKQVKSKLRYISKHYPQAIARYEQQEALLGERNSYSKTDTDATFMRMKEDHMKNGQLKPGYNVQISTSNQFIVNYTIHSNTTDTNTLSAHLAQHEVSFGKAPQVLTADAGYGSEENYTRLEQKGTIAFVKYGMFDKEQNENHNNKHPFAANKLFYNQEKDCYICPMGQQMNFIGTSKRKTSTEFEQTVKRYQAVNCANCPLNGICHKSKGNRIIEINENLNRLKQKAHELLNSEEGIQRRKKRCFDVEPVFGNIKQNHGFKRFMLRGKEKVEIEWGLVAIAQNLRKKAA
- a CDS encoding RNA polymerase sigma factor codes for the protein MEAVYIDKHYQLVAECKQGSKKACFDLYKLYSKAMLNIAFRVVGNMDEAEDVLQEAFLDAFNRIKDFRQETTFGLWLKQIVVHKSINLLRKRKMEWAELEDGELENIPDEEPDDQEETLYKVERIKEAMKELPEGYRVVLSLYLLEGYDHEEIGQILNISENTSRTQFLRAKRKLSELLKVKGLVA